One genomic window of Canis lupus baileyi chromosome 24, mCanLup2.hap1, whole genome shotgun sequence includes the following:
- the AMER2 gene encoding APC membrane recruitment protein 2 isoform X1 — METSAGRGGGGGGGGGGQAVSERGGGGASAGGCRRKAEAEAEAEAGAGAGAGTLAADMDSHCDCAAETPPAAEQPSGRINKAAFKLFKKRRSGGTMPSIFGVRNKGDGKGSGPAGMVRSRTHDGLAEVLVLESGRKEEPRGGGGGGGGGGGRPHPGPPRPAGPGAGSLAGSSVAKSHSFFSLLRKNGRPESGRGEPADAGKAGGKQKRGLKGLFSSMRWHRKDKRAKAEAKGERAGAPGGLILPGSLTASLECVQEEAPAPAPAPAPAPAPARASPPEQPSGDAPPRPAGELAGGQPAPAGEAQEPRAARELRPGEGRPADDARSPRSPGDRPGDSEGGGGGRAPDPGSVDPPSDPSAEPICLMFSDVTSLKSFDSLTGCGDIIADPEDEAGPGRAQHGPGPGQPGPPRRSAGVVAYQGGGEEMASPDELDHTYLQEFWDMLAQAEDQGPAAQAAQAAQAAQAAQAGAGAGAGGDARGAEGARDAPPGRHPRLDRGAPEPPPPPPDQPPDQPTQPRREPPAAVPNGDQGCWASPPGPGPEEDGPRASAPRQSPSGDAPRDPHADPAARPASDETPGPARLKPVSPVTITCPLRTPGTLPKDSKIPISIKHLAGLPSSHPVVHQQPVRSEMPRTKIPVSKVLVRRVSSRGLAGTTLRAAACHDSAKKL, encoded by the exons ATGGAGACGAGcgcgggccgcggcggcggcggcggcggcggcggcggcggccaggcTGTCAgcgagcgcggcggcggcggcgcgtcCGCGGGGGGCTGCAGGAGgaaggcggaggcggaggcggaggcggaggccggggccggggccggggccgggaccCTCGCGGCAGACATGGACTCGCACTGTGACTGCGCCGCCGAGACGCCGCCGGCCGCCGAGCAGCCGTCGGGGAGGATTAACAAAGCCGCCTTCAAACTGTTCAAGAAGAGGAGATCGGGTGGCACCATGCCCAGCATTTTTGGGGTCCGAAACAAAGGGGACGGGAAAGGCTCGGGTCCGGCGGGGATGGTGCGCAGCCGGACGCACGACGGCCTGGCCGAGGTGCTGGTGCTGGAGAGCGGCAGGAAGGAGGAGCCgc gcggcggcggaggcggcggcggcggcggcggggggcggccgcACCCGGGGCCCCCCAGGCCGGCGGGGCCCGGCGCGGGCTCCCTGGCCGGCAGCTCGGTGGCCAAGTCCCACAGCTTCTTCTCCCTGCTGCGCAAGAACGGGCGGCCGGAGAGCGGCAGGGGCGAGCCGGCCGACGCGGGCAAGGCCGGCGGCAAACAAAAGCGAGGGCTCAAGGGGCTGTTCAGCAGCATGCGCTGGCACAGGAAGGACAAGCGCGCCAAGGCGGAGGCCAAGGGCGAGCGCGCGGGGGCCCCGGGCGGCCTCATCCTGCCCGGCTCGCTCACCGCCAGCCTGGAGTGCGTCCAGGAGGaggcgcccgcgcccgcgcccgcgcccgcgcccgcgcccgcgcccgcccgcgccaGCCCGCCGGAGCAGCCCAGCGGGGACGCGCCGCCGCGGCCAGCAGGTGAGCTCGCGGGGGGGCAGCCGGCGCCGGCCGGGGAAGCCCAGGAGCCCCGGGCCGCCCGGGAGCTGCGCCCTGGGGAGGGCCGGCCGGCCGACGacgcccgcagcccccgcagccccggggaCCGCCCCGGCGACTcggaaggcggcggcggcggccgcgcccCTGACCCCGGCTCCGTCGACCCGCCCTCAGACCCGTCGGCAGAGCCTATTTGTCTCATGTTTTCTGACGTGACTTCACTGAAAAGCTTTGACTCTCTTACAGGCTGCGGAGATATTATCGCAGACCCCGAGGACGAGGCAGGCCCCGGCCGCGCCCAGCATGGCCCCGGGCCCGGGCAGCCGGGCCCCCCTAGAAGGAGCGCCGGCGTGGTGGCCTAccaaggaggaggggaggagatggCGAGCCCGGACGAGCTGGACCACACCTACCTCCAGGAGTTCTGGGACATGCTGGCCCAGGCCGAGGACCAGGGCCCGGCGGCCCAGGCGGCCCAGGCGGCCCAGGCGGCCCAGGCGgcccaggcgggggcgggggcgggggcgggcggggacgCCCGGGGCGCGGAAGGGGCCAGGGACGCGCCCCCGGGCAGGCACCCGAGGCTCGACCGCggcgcccccgagcccccgcccccgcccccggaccAGCCCCCGGACCAGCCCACGCAGCCGCGCCGCGAGCCCCCGGCGGCCGTCCCCAACGGCGACCAGGGCTGCTGGGCTTccccgcccgggcccgggcccgagGAGGACGGCCCGCGGGCCAGCGCCCCCCGGCAGAGCCCCAGCGGGGACGCGCCCCGCGACCCCCACGCCgaccccgccgcccgccccgccagCGACGAgacgcccggcccggcccgcttGAAGCCTGTGTCTCCGGTCACCATCACCTGCCCGCTGCGAACACCTGGCACTTTGCCCAAGGACTCCAAAATCCCCATCAGCATCAAGCACCTGGCGGGCCTTCCGTCCAGCCATCCCGTGGTGCACCAGCAGCCAGTCCGGAGTGAGATGCCCAGAACCAAAATCCCAGTCTCCAAGGTGCTGGTCCGCAGGGTCAGCAGCCGGGGTTTGGCTGGGACCACCCTGCGGGCCGCGGCGTGCCACGACAGTGCCAAAAAGTTGTGA
- the AMER2 gene encoding APC membrane recruitment protein 2 isoform X2: protein METSAGRGGGGGGGGGGQAVSERGGGGASAGGCRRKAEAEAEAEAGAGAGAGTLAADMDSHCDCAAETPPAAEQPSGRINKAAFKLFKKRRSGGTMPSIFGVRNKGDGKGSGPAGMVRSRTHDGLAEVLVLESGRKEEPRGGGGGGGGGGGRPHPGPPRPAGPGAGSLAGSSVAKSHSFFSLLRKNGRPESGRGEPADAGKAGGKQKRGLKGLFSSMRWHRKDKRAKAEAKGERAGAPGGLILPGSLTASLECVQEEAPAPAPAPAPAPAPARASPPEQPSGDAPPRPAGCGDIIADPEDEAGPGRAQHGPGPGQPGPPRRSAGVVAYQGGGEEMASPDELDHTYLQEFWDMLAQAEDQGPAAQAAQAAQAAQAAQAGAGAGAGGDARGAEGARDAPPGRHPRLDRGAPEPPPPPPDQPPDQPTQPRREPPAAVPNGDQGCWASPPGPGPEEDGPRASAPRQSPSGDAPRDPHADPAARPASDETPGPARLKPVSPVTITCPLRTPGTLPKDSKIPISIKHLAGLPSSHPVVHQQPVRSEMPRTKIPVSKVLVRRVSSRGLAGTTLRAAACHDSAKKL from the exons ATGGAGACGAGcgcgggccgcggcggcggcggcggcggcggcggcggcggccaggcTGTCAgcgagcgcggcggcggcggcgcgtcCGCGGGGGGCTGCAGGAGgaaggcggaggcggaggcggaggcggaggccggggccggggccggggccgggaccCTCGCGGCAGACATGGACTCGCACTGTGACTGCGCCGCCGAGACGCCGCCGGCCGCCGAGCAGCCGTCGGGGAGGATTAACAAAGCCGCCTTCAAACTGTTCAAGAAGAGGAGATCGGGTGGCACCATGCCCAGCATTTTTGGGGTCCGAAACAAAGGGGACGGGAAAGGCTCGGGTCCGGCGGGGATGGTGCGCAGCCGGACGCACGACGGCCTGGCCGAGGTGCTGGTGCTGGAGAGCGGCAGGAAGGAGGAGCCgc gcggcggcggaggcggcggcggcggcggcggggggcggccgcACCCGGGGCCCCCCAGGCCGGCGGGGCCCGGCGCGGGCTCCCTGGCCGGCAGCTCGGTGGCCAAGTCCCACAGCTTCTTCTCCCTGCTGCGCAAGAACGGGCGGCCGGAGAGCGGCAGGGGCGAGCCGGCCGACGCGGGCAAGGCCGGCGGCAAACAAAAGCGAGGGCTCAAGGGGCTGTTCAGCAGCATGCGCTGGCACAGGAAGGACAAGCGCGCCAAGGCGGAGGCCAAGGGCGAGCGCGCGGGGGCCCCGGGCGGCCTCATCCTGCCCGGCTCGCTCACCGCCAGCCTGGAGTGCGTCCAGGAGGaggcgcccgcgcccgcgcccgcgcccgcgcccgcgcccgcgcccgcccgcgccaGCCCGCCGGAGCAGCCCAGCGGGGACGCGCCGCCGCGGCCAGCAG GCTGCGGAGATATTATCGCAGACCCCGAGGACGAGGCAGGCCCCGGCCGCGCCCAGCATGGCCCCGGGCCCGGGCAGCCGGGCCCCCCTAGAAGGAGCGCCGGCGTGGTGGCCTAccaaggaggaggggaggagatggCGAGCCCGGACGAGCTGGACCACACCTACCTCCAGGAGTTCTGGGACATGCTGGCCCAGGCCGAGGACCAGGGCCCGGCGGCCCAGGCGGCCCAGGCGGCCCAGGCGGCCCAGGCGgcccaggcgggggcgggggcgggggcgggcggggacgCCCGGGGCGCGGAAGGGGCCAGGGACGCGCCCCCGGGCAGGCACCCGAGGCTCGACCGCggcgcccccgagcccccgcccccgcccccggaccAGCCCCCGGACCAGCCCACGCAGCCGCGCCGCGAGCCCCCGGCGGCCGTCCCCAACGGCGACCAGGGCTGCTGGGCTTccccgcccgggcccgggcccgagGAGGACGGCCCGCGGGCCAGCGCCCCCCGGCAGAGCCCCAGCGGGGACGCGCCCCGCGACCCCCACGCCgaccccgccgcccgccccgccagCGACGAgacgcccggcccggcccgcttGAAGCCTGTGTCTCCGGTCACCATCACCTGCCCGCTGCGAACACCTGGCACTTTGCCCAAGGACTCCAAAATCCCCATCAGCATCAAGCACCTGGCGGGCCTTCCGTCCAGCCATCCCGTGGTGCACCAGCAGCCAGTCCGGAGTGAGATGCCCAGAACCAAAATCCCAGTCTCCAAGGTGCTGGTCCGCAGGGTCAGCAGCCGGGGTTTGGCTGGGACCACCCTGCGGGCCGCGGCGTGCCACGACAGTGCCAAAAAGTTGTGA